One genomic window of Anser cygnoides isolate HZ-2024a breed goose chromosome 11, Taihu_goose_T2T_genome, whole genome shotgun sequence includes the following:
- the CSK gene encoding tyrosine-protein kinase CSK isoform X2, with translation MSGMQAVWPSGTECIAKYNFHGTAEQDLPFSKGDVLTIVAVTKDPNWYKAKNKVGQEGIIPANYVQKREGVKAGIKLSLMPWFHGKITREQAERLLYPPETGLFLVRESTNYPGDYTLCVSCEGKVEHYRIIYSSSKLSIDEEVYFENLMQLVEHYTTDADGLCTRLIKPKVMEGTVAAQDEFSRSGWALNMKDLKLLQIIGKGEFGDVMLGDYRGNKVAVKCIKNDATAQAFLAEASVMTQLRHSNLVQLLGVIVEEKSGLYIVTEYMAKGSLVDYLRSRGRSVLGAECLLKFSLDVCEAMEYLEANNFVHRDLAARNVLVSEDNIAKVSDFGLTKEASSTQDTGKLPVKWTAPEALREKKFSTKSDVWSFGILLWEIYSFGRVPYPRIPLKDVVPRVEKGYKMDAPDGCPAIVYEVMKKCWTLDPGHRPSFHQLREQLVHIKEKELYL, from the exons ATGTCAGGGATGCAG gccgTGTGGCCGTCCGGTACGGAGTGCATCGCCAAGTACAACTTCCACGGCACCGCcgagcaggacctgcccttcagcAAGGGGGACGTCCTCACCATCGTCGCGGTCACCAAG GATCCCAACTGGTACAAGGCGAAGAACAAGGTGGGTCAGGAGGGCATCATCCCCGCCAACTACGTGCAGAAGCGGGAGGGAGTGAAGGCCGGCATCAAGCTCAGCCTCATGCC GTGGTTTCACGGGAAGATCACGCGGGAGCAGGCGGAGCGGCTGCTGTACCCCCCCGAGACGGGGCTGTTCCTGGTGCGGGAGAGCACCAACTACCCCGGGGACTACACGCTGTGCGTCAGCTGCGAGGGCAAGGTGGAGCACTACCGCATCATCTACTCCTCCAGCAAGCTCAGCATCGACGAGGAGGTCTACTTCGAGAACCTCATGCAGCTGGTGGAG cattACACCACGGACGCCGACGGGCTCTGCACGCGCCTCATCAAGCCGAAGGTGATGGAGGGCACGGTGGCGGCGCAGGACGAGTTCTCCCGCA gcGGCTGGGCCCTCAACATGAAGGACCTCAAGCTGCTGCAGATCATCGGCAAAGGGGAGTTTGGAG ACGTGATGCTGGGCGATTACCGGGGGAACAAAGTGGCCGTCAAGTGCATTAAAAACGACGCCACGGCGCAGGCGTTCCTGGCGGAGGCATCTGTGATGAC GCAGCTCCGCCACAGCAACctggtgcagctgctgggggtgATCGTGGAGGAGAAGAGCGGCCTCTACATCGTCACCGAGTACATGGCCAAG GGCAGCCTAGTAGATTACCTGCGGTCGCGCGGGAGGTCGGTGCTGGGCGCTGAGTGCCTGCTCAAGTTCTCCTT AGACGTCTGCGAAGCCATGGAGTACCTGGAGGCCAACAACTTCGTGCACCGGGACCTGGCGGCGAGGAACGTGCTGGTCTCGGAGGACAACATCGCCAAGGTCAGCGACTTCGGGCTCACCAAGGAGGCGTCGTCCACGCAGGACACGGGGAAGCTGCCGGTGAAGTGGACGGCGCCGGAAGCGCTTAGAGAAAAG aaaTTCTCCACCAAGTCAGACGTGTGGAGCTTCGGGATCCTCCTCTGGGAAATCTACTCCTTCGGGCGAGTGCCTTATCCGCGAATC cccctgaAGGACGTGGTGCCCCGCGTGGAGAAGGGCTACAAGATGGACGCCCCCGACGGCTGCCCCGCCATCGTCTACGAGGTGATGAAGAAGTGCTGGACCCTGGACCCCGGCCACCGGCCGTCCTTCCACCAGCTCCGCGAACAGCTAGTGCATATCAAAGAGAAGGAGCTCTACCTGTga
- the ULK3 gene encoding serine/threonine-protein kinase ULK3 isoform X2, whose protein sequence is MARAGCAPPRLDGFVLTERLGTGTYATVYKAYGKKDTREVVAIKCVSKRSLNRASVENLLTEIEILKTIRHPHVVELKDFQWDSEHIYLIMEFCAGGDLSRFIRTRRLLPEKVARVFLQQLACALKFLHDHNISHLDLKPQNILLSAPDNPQLKLADFGFAQYMSPWDEQHVLRGSPLYMAPEMVCRQQYDARVDLWSVGVILYEALFGRPPFASRSFAELEEKIRSDRAVELPSRPPLSPGCRDLLRRLLERDPRQRISFEDFFAHPFVDMEHVPGPESFPKATDLVVEAVKKDQEGDASTALTLYCKALEYFVPALRYESDPRRKEAIRAKVGQYISRAEELKALVTSDSRSLLRQGSPAREVLKELAKDKPRLCAALEVAAAAMAREEDGRDDGDALELYQQSLGELLLLLAEPAGRRRELLHAEVQTLMARAEYLKEQIKVREAQSLGKEALAESVRSSCTLQ, encoded by the exons atGGCCAGGGCCGGCTGCGCCCCTCCGCGCCTCGACGGCTTCGTGCTCACCGAGCGCCTGGGCACCGGCACCTACGCCACGGTGTACAAGGCGTACGGCAAG AAGGACACGCGCGAGGTGGTGGCCATCAAGTGCGTGAGCAAGAGGAGCCTCAACCGGGCGTCGGTGGAGAACCTGCTGACCGAGATCGAGATCCTCAAAACCATCCGGCACCCGCACGTCGTGGAGCTCAAGGACTTccag TGGGACAGCGAGCACATCTACCTGATCATGGAGTTCTGCGCCGGGGGGGACCTCTCCCGCTTCATCCGCACGCGGCGCCTGCTGCCCGAGAAGGTGGCGCGCgtcttcctccagcagctgg CCTGCGCCCTCAAGTTCCTCCACGACCACAACATCTCCCACCTGGACCTCAAGCCGCAGAACATCCTGCTGAGCGCCCCGGACAACCCCCAGCTGAAGCTGGCAG ATTTCGGCTTCGCGCAGTACATGTCGCCCTGGGACGAGCAGCACGTGCTGCGGGGCTCCCCGCTCTACATGGCCCCCGAGATGGTGTGCCGCCAGCAGTACGACGCCCGCGTGGACCTCTGGTCGGTGGGCGTCATCCTCTACG AGGCGCTTTTTGGGCGGCCCCCCTTCGCCTCGCGGTCGTTCGCCGAGCTGGAGGAGAAGATCCGCAGCGACCGAGCCGTCGAG ctgcccagccggcccccgctgtccccgggGTGCCGGGACCTCCTGCGACGCCTCCTGGAGAGGGACCCCCGGCAGCGCATCTCCTTCGAGGACTTCTTCGCCCACCCCTTCGTGGACATGGAGCACGTGCCCGGCCCCGAGAGCTTCCCGAAGGCg ACCGACCTGGTGGTGGAGGCGGTGAAGAAGGACCAGGAGGGGGATGCGAGCACCGCGCTCACGCTCTACTGCAAAGCCCTCGAGTATTTTGTGCCTGCCCTGCGCT ATGAAAGCGACCCCCGCCGCAAAGAGGCCATCCGGGCAAAG GTGGGGCAGTACATCTCGCGGGCGGAGGAGCTGAAGGCGCTGGTCACCTCCGACAGCAGGAGCCTCCTGCGGCAGGGGAGCCCGGCCAGGGAGGTCCTCAAAG agctggccaAGGACAAGCCGCGGCTCTGTGCCGCGCTGGAGGTGGCGGCAGCGGCCATGGCGAGG GAGGAGGACGGCCGAGACGACGGCGACGCCTTGGAGCTCTACCAGCAGAGCCTGggcgagctgctgctgctgctggccg AGCCCGCGGGGAGGAGACGGGAGCTGCTCCACGCCGAG GTGCAGACCCTGATGGCCCGAGCCGAGTACCTGAAGGAGCAGATCAAG GTGCGGGAGGCGCAGTCCTTGGGCAAGGAGGCGCTGGCAGAGTCCGTCCGGAGCT cctGCACCTTGCAGTGA
- the CSK gene encoding tyrosine-protein kinase CSK isoform X1, with protein sequence MVSWYRVTCPSREICAPDPPEKMSGMQAVWPSGTECIAKYNFHGTAEQDLPFSKGDVLTIVAVTKDPNWYKAKNKVGQEGIIPANYVQKREGVKAGIKLSLMPWFHGKITREQAERLLYPPETGLFLVRESTNYPGDYTLCVSCEGKVEHYRIIYSSSKLSIDEEVYFENLMQLVEHYTTDADGLCTRLIKPKVMEGTVAAQDEFSRSGWALNMKDLKLLQIIGKGEFGDVMLGDYRGNKVAVKCIKNDATAQAFLAEASVMTQLRHSNLVQLLGVIVEEKSGLYIVTEYMAKGSLVDYLRSRGRSVLGAECLLKFSLDVCEAMEYLEANNFVHRDLAARNVLVSEDNIAKVSDFGLTKEASSTQDTGKLPVKWTAPEALREKKFSTKSDVWSFGILLWEIYSFGRVPYPRIPLKDVVPRVEKGYKMDAPDGCPAIVYEVMKKCWTLDPGHRPSFHQLREQLVHIKEKELYL encoded by the exons ATG GTCTCATGGTACCGAGTGACGTGTCCCTCCCGTGAGATTTGCGCCCCCGACCCCCCTGAGAAGATGTCAGGGATGCAG gccgTGTGGCCGTCCGGTACGGAGTGCATCGCCAAGTACAACTTCCACGGCACCGCcgagcaggacctgcccttcagcAAGGGGGACGTCCTCACCATCGTCGCGGTCACCAAG GATCCCAACTGGTACAAGGCGAAGAACAAGGTGGGTCAGGAGGGCATCATCCCCGCCAACTACGTGCAGAAGCGGGAGGGAGTGAAGGCCGGCATCAAGCTCAGCCTCATGCC GTGGTTTCACGGGAAGATCACGCGGGAGCAGGCGGAGCGGCTGCTGTACCCCCCCGAGACGGGGCTGTTCCTGGTGCGGGAGAGCACCAACTACCCCGGGGACTACACGCTGTGCGTCAGCTGCGAGGGCAAGGTGGAGCACTACCGCATCATCTACTCCTCCAGCAAGCTCAGCATCGACGAGGAGGTCTACTTCGAGAACCTCATGCAGCTGGTGGAG cattACACCACGGACGCCGACGGGCTCTGCACGCGCCTCATCAAGCCGAAGGTGATGGAGGGCACGGTGGCGGCGCAGGACGAGTTCTCCCGCA gcGGCTGGGCCCTCAACATGAAGGACCTCAAGCTGCTGCAGATCATCGGCAAAGGGGAGTTTGGAG ACGTGATGCTGGGCGATTACCGGGGGAACAAAGTGGCCGTCAAGTGCATTAAAAACGACGCCACGGCGCAGGCGTTCCTGGCGGAGGCATCTGTGATGAC GCAGCTCCGCCACAGCAACctggtgcagctgctgggggtgATCGTGGAGGAGAAGAGCGGCCTCTACATCGTCACCGAGTACATGGCCAAG GGCAGCCTAGTAGATTACCTGCGGTCGCGCGGGAGGTCGGTGCTGGGCGCTGAGTGCCTGCTCAAGTTCTCCTT AGACGTCTGCGAAGCCATGGAGTACCTGGAGGCCAACAACTTCGTGCACCGGGACCTGGCGGCGAGGAACGTGCTGGTCTCGGAGGACAACATCGCCAAGGTCAGCGACTTCGGGCTCACCAAGGAGGCGTCGTCCACGCAGGACACGGGGAAGCTGCCGGTGAAGTGGACGGCGCCGGAAGCGCTTAGAGAAAAG aaaTTCTCCACCAAGTCAGACGTGTGGAGCTTCGGGATCCTCCTCTGGGAAATCTACTCCTTCGGGCGAGTGCCTTATCCGCGAATC cccctgaAGGACGTGGTGCCCCGCGTGGAGAAGGGCTACAAGATGGACGCCCCCGACGGCTGCCCCGCCATCGTCTACGAGGTGATGAAGAAGTGCTGGACCCTGGACCCCGGCCACCGGCCGTCCTTCCACCAGCTCCGCGAACAGCTAGTGCATATCAAAGAGAAGGAGCTCTACCTGTga
- the CPLX3 gene encoding complexin-3, with translation MAFMVKSMVGGQLKNLTGGLGGEEKSEGEKSPAEAQGMTREEYEEYQRQLVEEKMERDAQFAQRKAERATFRSHFRDKYRLPKNETDDNQIQLVGGDVELPKELAKMIEQDNEEEEEKNSVIGQLSNIQNLDLDSLKDKASATLEDLKQSAEKCAVM, from the exons ATGGCGTTCATGGTGAAGAGCATGGTGGGGGGCCAGCTGAAGAACCTGACGGGTGGCCTGGGCGGCGAGGAGAAGAGCGAGGGCGAGAAGTCCCCGGCAGAGGCTCAGGGCATGACCCGCGAGGAGTACGAGGAGTATCAGCggcagctggtggaggagaa GATGGAGAGAGATGCGCAGTTTGCCCAGCGCAAGGCGGAGAGGGCCACGTTCAGGTCCCACTTCCGAGACAAGTACCGGCTGCCCAAG AACGAAACGGACGACAACCAGATCCAGCTGGTGGGCGGCGACGTGGAGCTGCCCAAGGAGCTGGCCAAGATGATCGAGCAGGAcaacgaggaggaggaggagaagaactCCGTCATCGGCCAGCTCAGCAACATCCAGAACCTGGACCTGGACTCCTTGAAGGACAAAGCCTCGGCCACGCTGGAGGACCTGAAGCAGTCGGCCGAGAAATGTGCCGTGATGTGA
- the ULK3 gene encoding serine/threonine-protein kinase ULK3 isoform X1 has protein sequence MARAGCAPPRLDGFVLTERLGTGTYATVYKAYGKKDTREVVAIKCVSKRSLNRASVENLLTEIEILKTIRHPHVVELKDFQWDSEHIYLIMEFCAGGDLSRFIRTRRLLPEKVARVFLQQLACALKFLHDHNISHLDLKPQNILLSAPDNPQLKLADFGFAQYMSPWDEQHVLRGSPLYMAPEMVCRQQYDARVDLWSVGVILYEALFGRPPFASRSFAELEEKIRSDRAVELPSRPPLSPGCRDLLRRLLERDPRQRISFEDFFAHPFVDMEHVPGPESFPKATDLVVEAVKKDQEGDASTALTLYCKALEYFVPALRYESDPRRKEAIRAKVGQYISRAEELKALVTSDSRSLLRQGSPAREVLKELAKDKPRLCAALEVAAAAMAREEDGRDDGDALELYQQSLGELLLLLAAEPAGRRRELLHAEVQTLMARAEYLKEQIKVREAQSLGKEALAESVRSSCTLQ, from the exons atGGCCAGGGCCGGCTGCGCCCCTCCGCGCCTCGACGGCTTCGTGCTCACCGAGCGCCTGGGCACCGGCACCTACGCCACGGTGTACAAGGCGTACGGCAAG AAGGACACGCGCGAGGTGGTGGCCATCAAGTGCGTGAGCAAGAGGAGCCTCAACCGGGCGTCGGTGGAGAACCTGCTGACCGAGATCGAGATCCTCAAAACCATCCGGCACCCGCACGTCGTGGAGCTCAAGGACTTccag TGGGACAGCGAGCACATCTACCTGATCATGGAGTTCTGCGCCGGGGGGGACCTCTCCCGCTTCATCCGCACGCGGCGCCTGCTGCCCGAGAAGGTGGCGCGCgtcttcctccagcagctgg CCTGCGCCCTCAAGTTCCTCCACGACCACAACATCTCCCACCTGGACCTCAAGCCGCAGAACATCCTGCTGAGCGCCCCGGACAACCCCCAGCTGAAGCTGGCAG ATTTCGGCTTCGCGCAGTACATGTCGCCCTGGGACGAGCAGCACGTGCTGCGGGGCTCCCCGCTCTACATGGCCCCCGAGATGGTGTGCCGCCAGCAGTACGACGCCCGCGTGGACCTCTGGTCGGTGGGCGTCATCCTCTACG AGGCGCTTTTTGGGCGGCCCCCCTTCGCCTCGCGGTCGTTCGCCGAGCTGGAGGAGAAGATCCGCAGCGACCGAGCCGTCGAG ctgcccagccggcccccgctgtccccgggGTGCCGGGACCTCCTGCGACGCCTCCTGGAGAGGGACCCCCGGCAGCGCATCTCCTTCGAGGACTTCTTCGCCCACCCCTTCGTGGACATGGAGCACGTGCCCGGCCCCGAGAGCTTCCCGAAGGCg ACCGACCTGGTGGTGGAGGCGGTGAAGAAGGACCAGGAGGGGGATGCGAGCACCGCGCTCACGCTCTACTGCAAAGCCCTCGAGTATTTTGTGCCTGCCCTGCGCT ATGAAAGCGACCCCCGCCGCAAAGAGGCCATCCGGGCAAAG GTGGGGCAGTACATCTCGCGGGCGGAGGAGCTGAAGGCGCTGGTCACCTCCGACAGCAGGAGCCTCCTGCGGCAGGGGAGCCCGGCCAGGGAGGTCCTCAAAG agctggccaAGGACAAGCCGCGGCTCTGTGCCGCGCTGGAGGTGGCGGCAGCGGCCATGGCGAGG GAGGAGGACGGCCGAGACGACGGCGACGCCTTGGAGCTCTACCAGCAGAGCCTGggcgagctgctgctgctgctggccg CAGAGCCCGCGGGGAGGAGACGGGAGCTGCTCCACGCCGAG GTGCAGACCCTGATGGCCCGAGCCGAGTACCTGAAGGAGCAGATCAAG GTGCGGGAGGCGCAGTCCTTGGGCAAGGAGGCGCTGGCAGAGTCCGTCCGGAGCT cctGCACCTTGCAGTGA
- the ULK3 gene encoding serine/threonine-protein kinase ULK3 isoform X3: protein MARAGCAPPRLDGFVLTERLGTGTYATVYKAYGKDTREVVAIKCVSKRSLNRASVENLLTEIEILKTIRHPHVVELKDFQWDSEHIYLIMEFCAGGDLSRFIRTRRLLPEKVARVFLQQLACALKFLHDHNISHLDLKPQNILLSAPDNPQLKLADFGFAQYMSPWDEQHVLRGSPLYMAPEMVCRQQYDARVDLWSVGVILYEALFGRPPFASRSFAELEEKIRSDRAVELPSRPPLSPGCRDLLRRLLERDPRQRISFEDFFAHPFVDMEHVPGPESFPKATDLVVEAVKKDQEGDASTALTLYCKALEYFVPALRYESDPRRKEAIRAKVGQYISRAEELKALVTSDSRSLLRQGSPAREVLKELAKDKPRLCAALEVAAAAMAREEDGRDDGDALELYQQSLGELLLLLAAEPAGRRRELLHAEVQTLMARAEYLKEQIKVREAQSLGKEALAESVRSSCTLQ, encoded by the exons atGGCCAGGGCCGGCTGCGCCCCTCCGCGCCTCGACGGCTTCGTGCTCACCGAGCGCCTGGGCACCGGCACCTACGCCACGGTGTACAAGGCGTACGGCAAG GACACGCGCGAGGTGGTGGCCATCAAGTGCGTGAGCAAGAGGAGCCTCAACCGGGCGTCGGTGGAGAACCTGCTGACCGAGATCGAGATCCTCAAAACCATCCGGCACCCGCACGTCGTGGAGCTCAAGGACTTccag TGGGACAGCGAGCACATCTACCTGATCATGGAGTTCTGCGCCGGGGGGGACCTCTCCCGCTTCATCCGCACGCGGCGCCTGCTGCCCGAGAAGGTGGCGCGCgtcttcctccagcagctgg CCTGCGCCCTCAAGTTCCTCCACGACCACAACATCTCCCACCTGGACCTCAAGCCGCAGAACATCCTGCTGAGCGCCCCGGACAACCCCCAGCTGAAGCTGGCAG ATTTCGGCTTCGCGCAGTACATGTCGCCCTGGGACGAGCAGCACGTGCTGCGGGGCTCCCCGCTCTACATGGCCCCCGAGATGGTGTGCCGCCAGCAGTACGACGCCCGCGTGGACCTCTGGTCGGTGGGCGTCATCCTCTACG AGGCGCTTTTTGGGCGGCCCCCCTTCGCCTCGCGGTCGTTCGCCGAGCTGGAGGAGAAGATCCGCAGCGACCGAGCCGTCGAG ctgcccagccggcccccgctgtccccgggGTGCCGGGACCTCCTGCGACGCCTCCTGGAGAGGGACCCCCGGCAGCGCATCTCCTTCGAGGACTTCTTCGCCCACCCCTTCGTGGACATGGAGCACGTGCCCGGCCCCGAGAGCTTCCCGAAGGCg ACCGACCTGGTGGTGGAGGCGGTGAAGAAGGACCAGGAGGGGGATGCGAGCACCGCGCTCACGCTCTACTGCAAAGCCCTCGAGTATTTTGTGCCTGCCCTGCGCT ATGAAAGCGACCCCCGCCGCAAAGAGGCCATCCGGGCAAAG GTGGGGCAGTACATCTCGCGGGCGGAGGAGCTGAAGGCGCTGGTCACCTCCGACAGCAGGAGCCTCCTGCGGCAGGGGAGCCCGGCCAGGGAGGTCCTCAAAG agctggccaAGGACAAGCCGCGGCTCTGTGCCGCGCTGGAGGTGGCGGCAGCGGCCATGGCGAGG GAGGAGGACGGCCGAGACGACGGCGACGCCTTGGAGCTCTACCAGCAGAGCCTGggcgagctgctgctgctgctggccg CAGAGCCCGCGGGGAGGAGACGGGAGCTGCTCCACGCCGAG GTGCAGACCCTGATGGCCCGAGCCGAGTACCTGAAGGAGCAGATCAAG GTGCGGGAGGCGCAGTCCTTGGGCAAGGAGGCGCTGGCAGAGTCCGTCCGGAGCT cctGCACCTTGCAGTGA